The Lycium ferocissimum isolate CSIRO_LF1 chromosome 1, AGI_CSIRO_Lferr_CH_V1, whole genome shotgun sequence genome includes a region encoding these proteins:
- the LOC132060272 gene encoding dof zinc finger protein DOF1.8-like, producing the protein MDTSQWPQDIVVKPMEEIVPQITNTITTRKIRPHQQQKDQALKNCPRCNSANTKFCYYNNYSLSQPRFFCKTCRRYWTDGGSLRNVPVGGVSRKSKNPSSKNSSSSSNIMKNNIISPTKVQDPLKGGQDLNLDFSSDFKIISELIQVPNNSFMPMPNISDPNSSIYSSLNLFSTLDHGLIGSSTSGYECNNIQDLQESTTTTTSGRILFPLEDLKQVSNTCTTDEQNRDQPTGESSTGYWNAILGRNGDLGN; encoded by the exons ATGGATACTTCTCAATGGCCACAG GATATAGTGGTGAAACCCATGGAAGAAATTGTACCACAAATAACAAATACAATCACTACAAGGAAAATTAGgcctcatcaacaacaaaaagaCCAAGCTCTGAAGAACTGTCCAAGGTGCAATTCAGCAAACACAAAGTTTTGTTACTACAACAACTATAGTCTTTCTCAACCAAGATTTTTTTGCAAGACTTGTAGAAGATATTGGACTGATGGTGGATCTCTTAGAAACGTTCCTGTTGGTGGGGTTTCAAGGAAATCCAAAAATCCTTCAtcaaaaaattcttcttcttcatcaaatattatgaaaaataatattatttctcCTACTAAAGTACAAGATCCTCTTAAAGGGGGTCAAGATCTCAACTTGGATTTTTCATCTGATTTCAAGATTATATCTGAGCTAATCCAAGTACCAAATAATTCATTTATGCCAATGCCCAATATTTCtgatccaaattcatcaatttaCTCATCACTAAACTTGTTCTCTACTTTGGATCATGGCCTAATTGGAAGTAGTACTAGTGGCTATGAATGTAATAATATTCAAGATTTGCAAGAGAGTACTACAACTACAACAAGTGGAAGGATTTTGTTTCCTCTTGAAGATCTAAAGCAAGTTTCAAACACATGTACTACTGATGAGCAAAATAGAGATCAGCCTACTGGAGAATCATCAACTGGATATTGGAATGCAATTTTAGGACGAAATGGAGATCTTGgtaattaa